In Ischnura elegans chromosome 3, ioIscEleg1.1, whole genome shotgun sequence, the sequence ggaGAATTTACTTCGGCCTAATTAATGAAAAGTCACCGTTTCTTGGGTCAATTCATGTAGAAATGGTGAAATGCAGATATTGTGTGGGATCGTAAATGACCATCTACTGCCCTGCTAGTGATGAAAAAGTGCAAGAGTTATGTTACATATAAATTAATGAGTTGAAGGGACAAAATGAATAATTTGAGCATAAATCCTACTTCCACAGGAAACTATTGACTCaaggaaaaaatctgaaatgtaAACTCAATTAGTGTCAGCAAACGACTGATTTTGTTCACAATATCTACATACATCCTATTCCATATAAACAATAACTATCACAACAGAATGGGTTCAACCAATGACAACCACAGGTAACTAGGCCAATAATTCAAAAGGAATTTTTCTGAAAAGGATAAAACTTTTGGATTTGTTAACATATGCTATGAGAAAGTCAGTTATTTCCTCTTTCTCACCATCCATTCATGATTTATGCAAACAAGGACATTATTTGAAACTCGTAGCTATTTAAATTGCGGGTTTCCTATCGTTCAATGAGTTTTGCCATATTTTTTGAAGAATGGTAATCAccatgaaaaaaagaaagagtgGGCCATTGATTCTCCATTGTCACCTAACATGGAACATTTGagaagtacatacatatataaaaCTACTTACAATAGAAAGGCATCGTCTGTTTGATGAGTAGACAACATCTTAGTCATTTGTCCAAACAGTATTGGCTTAGTTTTGCCAATTGTTTTTGTTAATGACAGATAGTAAATCATTAATGTAAATTAAGAATAATATGGGGCCTAGCATTCATCCCTGTGGTACCCTAATCTGAATTGAGCCCAAGTCAGATACATATaagtttattatgatttttactcGGATCTGTCAGATAAATGGGATTTCAACTAATTCAAGGCAAAACACCTGATGGATACGATGGAATGTTCAACATTGATGTTACTTGCAGTTGCCTATGGATcggaaatacttttttaaatataatttaggcTGAAGATTCTGCTTAGAGTATCTTGAATTATAAttcacatttctttcattttattagtCGCTAAGCTCTAGCTTGTATAAAACACTACAAGATTGGACCAAGAACTTAAACCTCTGCTTCAATACCTTAATGCTATCAACTAGGATAACTGgtcatttttttaccaaaaactgcAACCAATGTCTTATTCAATTGAACTTTTCCTTACATGAAATGAATGAACatgaaatatctttaaaaaaaactaaatgggTATGATTAATTCCTCTTTCCTAGCAGACATACAATGCTTGTGAAACATTTGATTCAATACTTACCTGGAGATGGCCACAGTTGTACATTGAAATGATTCTATCATCTCACTGTCCTTTGGTATCTCCACCTGTAAAAAAACATTAGGTGCATGAAGAGGATGAAAAGACGGTAAACATTTCAAGCAGGCACTAGAGCTGACAATAGAGCTTTCACCTGGCTCTCCACACTCTGGCCAACGGTAGTGATGCGGAAATACGGAGGGTCTGGAGACATGAGAAGCTCAAGCATGTCAGAGGAACCGTCAATTTCTGAGAATACTTCCTTGAGGCACTCGGAACGGAGGATTATTTTATTCAAGACATCGGATGGGTTAAAGCCAAAGTCAATGATTTCACTTGGCTCTTGTGTCTTAATGCTGCAGTCTGTGATTACACCCCCTTCTTCCAAACTGCAGAAAATATAaggtagaaaaaatatgaagcacATTCAATTGCCACACTGtgaaaatgtgatatttacacaaaatattaGTGCAGATCAAGCATTGCAAATTATTACGGAAGTAGTTTATactaataaatacaaaattcacAGATGATTTACAAAAAtcagcaacaaaatatttttacattgggCTCTCTCAATTTCTGCAATTAATATTCCTagtccaagattatcctcctcaaCTGTCTCTCCTCCTCTATTTTCAATCTTTCTGGGCTATTACTGCTATCATAGGGATCATCCACATATTTCGTCCATCTACTCTGTGTCTCGCTTGGTTGGTATCCATCcatatttagccttaatttttgatgCCTTAATCTGATGTGATTACTGCGATAAATAGGAATTtcaaaacacccaaaattacttcaatactcttAAACTAATAATATACTTACATATTAGTTTACGTTACTAATACATAGACATtcatatttattcaatgcaagcaaaGAACCGGCTTCGACCCAAATTAGATGTTCTATTCCAggcctggcattctattctttgtgttttttaatcttactcgaGTCAATAGtgctagaagaaaaaaaatgctagATATTTTGATTCTGCCGTCCTGTCTGACATTCAATGttttgatgcggctgtaaaaaaATTCCACTAAGTTACCACACTCTaaattacgacaaacacattttaggcctgaaaatgggtgttgaactggaaaaattctgtgtgaaatgaatatgaaataaatgatttagaaattgcaaaaattcaagaataattcaCACACAATTCCATATTTTCCCAGCTGCTCGACACCCTGaatgaaggatgagaaagaggGGTAACTAGATGCAAGATTAGCTCACGATAGTTAACTATGTGGAGAGCTGTGCCAAACCCAGAGGCAGTCTGGTCAGGTCGGCAATCGCCAAGGGCCCCCACCCCCACAATGCTCTTGTCTATCGTGAAGTCTATGCCAAaggtgcaataaaaatatattcagattACTTAAAGCAAAgctatttttgcaattataaaattctactttGTCATTATTACAATTTACAACACAGTTCAATTTTCATGGCATTTTTTTCTAGCAAAAGTGctatttttatcaacttttatcTAGGTtataagagccagaatagcgccAAAATCAatttctgggcatgcaatttcccataattttccgggggaggattCCAGAATCCCGGGCAGGAAGGACGGGCAAAGGGCCCCCAATAACTTGCGACTCCCCCTGGCCAAactactcaagtaaaaatttttcccctgaaacagagctgattctgggctgaaactccactgaatgtgagaaaactgccttgaaacaaccttgtaactgcactgcactgccttgtcctcaacaagaaaaagagcactcaactgaaactctgatacCATTCTCCCTTgtccattgcatttgaactgcttctcccttgatgcatgtgtgccccactgatactgaactggacaataggctcaggccaggccgaatttatgacaccactgcatctctcttgctgcatgtctttactgccttgccacagagctgctgcagcatttgggtatcccctctccctcatggatttgaactgcttctcccttgctgcacatgagctctactggcactgagctggacggtaggctcaaaggccaggccaacttaataactccactgaatctctcttgccgaatgtctttactgccctgccacagagctgctgcagcatttgggtatcccctctcccttatgaatttgaactgcttctcccttgctgcacgtgtgctacccatcgtaagttttgccaacatacggaacccatctaccggacatacacgcgacccctgttttcagcggcaatatattttttttaatttagcttttggcaacacatATCTTTTCCCACAcgtcaagctgtcggttgccgttatttctctcaagttgctaggagcgaaagacgagtggtgagcatgggttttggcatgaaaagattgatggcataaatattttcccggtacttcgacggttgttaacggcaagaattaatcgaaattaaggtaaAGGGGAGAATGAGGTCGGTGGTGGTAactgcagtcaaaattggaggtaagcgttttaacttctctgatggcatgttcattccttccatgtttagccaggagaacgttgacattgaattcgtgttttaatgcAGGAAGGTTTAAGGATTTTGAGCTCCTTTTTcggggtcatgcagccaataacgaattctaGTTTCAACGCcttggcgactgccgtccacttttcctgcctcatggataccccggacgaggaggaggaTACACCAACCGATCATCAATGCCGCGCTGTCTgttagtcatcctgcggaggatTAACGGACTCGGTGAGCTCaagcgggctttcgaagaaataaggaatgcgggtgggtatcgctatagtgcaatgtatagTTACTGCTTgtacttattagttactgctgatagttttggaagcttgcgagttcacacatagcctaagtaacaagtcatcgcttcgtttttcattgaactatgatgcaaagcgcatgcttcctcagtgataatttaagttttgctttctttaatttgaatgcttcacattaatgcaccatataactaataagccaagtaaaggaaagtttttttaacgtacaactttgCTAATTTCATTTTGAGTCAAGTTgcttgtgactctcatcagtcatgtttcctCTCTATTGCAGGAGCATCCAACTTCTATGACTTCTATTATTTAGAATATCTTTGTATGttcttttaacagttattaatttattgatgtattttcacgttctaataaattgtgtcttgaaaaatcttgtggtcattgcagttataactattgttgatcgcaacCACCTGTCCACcctttatcttttatcatgcatgcaaaaattgtgggagaaacctgttatgtgatcatcAACTGTTGACTGGGTTGCGCAAGTTTTTAAtttactgtgtttcatatgatttgatgagggaatttaaatggattgggtaggggaattGTATTCAGCCGAACaattgtttggctgaatacaattcctttaagggagtttcagcctggcatacaagggagtttcgGTCTAGCTAGCCAATGGAGTTCCAGTCTAGCTGGtaaccaagggagtttcagtctaattagtagccaagggagtttcagtgagctagccaagggagtttcagtttagtcggccaagggagtttcattggagtagctagagtacttaattgcactgctactgcactgccatccctcttccaaactccactggttttgtttcaatttcaatgcagtttcagcatagaagcaaggcagtgagttccAAGGTTGTTTCAGGCCAGTTTCCGTCAAGTttaaagggagaaatttttacttgagtaatcttaggattgttgatcaatGATGAGGATAGTACAGATAAATCAAGTAAATACTCTGCAGGCTCTTTCCTGAAGTATAAATCTAGAAACTGACAACCTAACATCGTTCTTTCCTCTCATTAACTCACTTTTGGCCAAATAATTTCCAGCATGAATTCTTTGCCTGCCCTTCTTGTTATCAATCTCGACATCTATAAACATTTGATGAGGCTCCCTTCATTACCTTCAACATGGATTGAAGGAGTTAAAAATTACCCAAAACTATAAAGAAATTCAGGTACTTACAGAACTTTCACTGGATGCCCATAGCCTTTGTAACACATTTTAAGTGCTGTAGTTGATCCAGGATTATGGGAGGACCCAAATATATTCAAACACTCCACAAATAcggaaagatttatttgaaatgtcACTGTGTCATCCATCAAATGGTACTCCTGGAATATGAATTGACATTTCACTCCTTAGTATAAACGACCTCCTCTAGTGACATTCCGAAATTTTACTAATAGCTAACTTAATGACATTATGTACATGTAATAGCTAACTTAATGACATTATGTACCACATACGCCTACCTGAAACATATCGGACTGAATAAAAGCATTCGCCTGCGTGCACTTAGAATCTTCCACGGTAACTTTCAAACCATTCTCTGTCCCGAAGCAGGTCGCTATCTACGAGAAAAATTCAGTTGCATAGTATTTACAAGTTCAGCTATGATTAGCGATGAGCAAAGTGGTAGCCAGGAAAAGTAGTCTAAAGAAACTTACCTCTTTGAAGTTAACAGCCTTCAGGAGTAAGGATATATTCTTAACATTATCCATTTTAGCAGAAAATGCATACTCATCTTCCTCCTCAGGCCTTTGATTGAGCAAAGACATGGCACATTCACAACTGTCAAAGCACAAGGAACGTCCATGACATGAAACCTTCCGCTAGCGGTGAAAATTGAGGGTCCTACAAACGAATTAATATCAAAGAATAGCACACGTTTTGTTCCCTAGTAAGACCATCAGATCATTTAAATCTACGAAAACACTTTTAGTTGTTTTGGAAGTGATGTTCACTCCACGATTTCCGTACAAGCTTTCTATATGCGATATAAATTACCGCGTTAGTATGGCGGATGACGTTACTCTTTTGGAAAACAGATGAACATAGGCTGTATGTGTGCCCGCCACCCGCCCATGCCGCCACTTCAAATCGGAATGGTAGCTAAGGAAAataccacggtcttagaatatgagaaggtctggaccacagatatatacaatagattggcaatgggagtggggggggtgaagccatgcctctctgctggcggccatgttgctttcaccgacctatgcgtttgcgtaagtagggaactggaggaaaattacattgtgaaagataatggcgcattgattaaggctatgaactatagaaaacgttgtcattttcgtttaagatgtatccaattaaaaagaaagggaccgatcttgacacttacgtggtaaattaacccatctttgagcggaacataaccgtgacgaagttatgaaattggtaatattagctgagctaagattaatactaattcggttcctgctcaatattatggaattggaatccatatgcatgagttatctcgaaaaaaaaatattgtgtcccaaatgtagaaggggcgtagcagatggggaaaatggttaactacgtcgtctgctagtgtaggaaggtagcctacaatcgtgaatacatggtattgttcacccttagatttaccagcgacattgtcacaccattcaaacaaaataattcgaaaattccaaaggtttgatgcttccacttactgtatttttgttgtcaaagagttgttgctcagttagagttgtcaattagacgaaaaacgtagaagcaatgctacctaacctttcactgccataagtaatcgggccaaaaatattacgtaattaaatttgattcaacctatttaaacccattatgatctaactttctgagcaaggcatgctgcttggtgctgtaaaatgcttttctgaggtcgtaaagagtcaatgcgattgaattcctatccttaagcatcagaaatataatttacattattttatataggcagagttttggatttcccctcacgatcacccaattgcgaacttgaaaagaagctattggcttaaaaaactcaacgatttgatccattatcatcaataatcagtttcatgttgttataatattcgaaggggaagcagactataatataaatcttacatcatgagggggtacgtttttaattagaatttctatcttaccgggataagtgattataacagacaccatgttctatatagaagccacaaaatgatcaaatacctgataagtgctacatggaaaggttgaattataatgaatgtgaccgcgtcatttcaccgcgagcacatgcaaaccattatttaagcgatcagtttctcggaatttcactcaatagatattaacaaagtcaaaacttatgcttttgaaagatattcgttaagtttccagatagagttaaaggtgcataatacacgctctacatatctaaataaataataatactacaacggaaataaaattccgatacaatgtaataatgcaacagcggaaagtatatgacataatggaaactggagaaagtcttttcttggtaaacacagaaaacacaacttaaaacatcatgatgattccgtcatcaaaacacagacaccgagacagagaatgcacatgttattaacccctcaacgccgtcatgcgtacccagtacgcttcctgacctactgtatataatttttttttctccgccagatattgtattttagattaaaacaaattgctctatcttttgaagaaatgctttccctctccaataaaatattcataacgactttaggccttcagaaatttttaaaatgattcgatgaaattccgttttaaaccagcacattgacgacttcggtcgaaaaactcaacgcctatatttattcaaatcgcttgaaaaattattatatagtagcgcactacattatgcaagtttacaaaaaattttaatgataatgatcgtatattatgaacgatataaattattgaatgatagtatgccaataaggtgaagtcttcttaatctcatccggccgctgggatggtatttaaataaatgcccgccgcgcttgaggggttaattaccgatcctagagatatgaagctactgcatttgaaatgatatcgctttcagaaactccggtaaatatccgcttccgtcacacacctttagaatttgttttcgagagcaatttgcatttcagcaaaaataacgtgtcacagtttcatgatgctatttctacaactatgtgaattttgtcaacaataaatttaaaaaggtagagcataacctgcacttcacgtgatataaatttcgtggcgatacgtacaaaaaaaaggctttggaaaatattttcatgctctgtgagatggaagcggagacattactgaacgcaaaccatgctttccttatatctattatttacgcgtgtagagacacattttcgcccccaggaaaatttcccctcgtagtatacttaaatgtgcacccccacataacgcagtggttcaccattcttcttttaaaaagctccaaaagcaggaaaagtagcctctcaaatacacgtatgttaatggcacatgagcaacggtcggtgaaagcaagatggctagttgcgcaaaattcttctgccggccggcttcagcgccaccgtgaggaaaacataggcactgccaatctattgtatatatctgtggtctggacactctccgttcaggcatggtcatttaatgaagccgtttcccgttgaggccggtaggggcgccacctatcctgaagggcaagtttcctacgtatctgtatacgatacttcagtaattatgaactaatttatggcaaaaatgaatataaacacatcgacagtggttactagttaacaagttcatatgcacttaacatcttatagcgaaaaatacgtagaaatcgttctcatacgtgagtattaataaaatggaaggcgttggatttcagcttcgtctgcttccatacctttgtaaaatcagttacagccataacgaaagattgtcagcagttaaaaccttatgtagtgaggaaaggtatttttaaggaaataattatttatagctatatCTTGtagtaaacgttaatataagttgtcatagaagctacgtacgcaccattgcctctgagctcatcggcatgtttccacggccttataagaatgtagatgttattccttgctttcaaacagtAATAActaatataatatcagaaacgcaaacggcttcttaccaaggccgaagtgaaatactccttatgaagtgacgtatgttaatgtttttaatctcctgagtctcgatcaagtgataataataatggcagggcagagcaaacctaaaaaaatgattctatcctagggacgttttgcgggaataggcatatttaatcgttgaacagggtgaataatttccggaagtaccattattaccgttaaaggcaattttataacgatgcttgcctactcaccaaaggaataatttgagatttaaggaagtaaaataccatatgaaagataagaacgaaagggattttgcaaataatttccgaataaacttccacgaaaacagtgcaatggatataatccgagggatttgcggatgtctgatcactttcaggtgctggcaaatctgaaatattatccctcgcccaaaaataagatgattaGTACGAcaaaaccacaggctaatactgctaatacgcggtaaatgtacttttcatgagagttgcacgcaccatcgataacagctgcattaaaagaaatcatcgaaagaggtattaagaatgaaaacgattcacatttttccaacttatataatgtacacacacatcaaatctacatttccagaatgattacacaatgctattgaaactgagattatttatacaatcaatgcaaggtaatgtcatgaaaaataaattttgagtactcacaatttaacatttctattaattctttctattactaatttctatttctaattactaatcattctaagtgATTCAATTTAGtcggagagaatgatgaatagttgatgaaagccgtcgcacatcttgcattttctcagtgttacttcattcctccactgtgaatgacattgaccactggaacagcagaacctgtaatttaaaatatgtataaattttggagctttagcacaccaagaaaaggaatcgtacagctatttcatcgcttctcagggtcctattggggactctaaaaagcgaaatccccgaagtcttgtggctataaccagtggtgcaacgcggtaccacacacgtccacggcattttccttttttcagtaaatccgcgatatatacccacgaaatattaatgtagaacaataaggaaataatgcagaagactaaaattcgaaaataaatgaaaactaaatcttaattaattacaaaaatgactatttccactcacctgtagtatgcgctcaacaatacggaaattaacttacccgctaattcttgccctccagaatacgtggcgctgCCCCGGCAAACgcgcggcaggttgaggaaacgacttcaataaaagaccatggtttcccaatggagtgggataggaagtgtcatggggctggaaaatacttatttttttcaagcaaataattttaaaactaataaagagctcttacagtttccttaaaatgctgatttcattcaccttttccatactcaATTCTTGCCTAAAACTTGTACAGCCATGGCTTTCCCCCTCTCCCCACAaggtttttatcctgggtactaggggcgtatccaggatttctttctgtggggggggcacaagcaaggccgtgtccacgattttgttctgggggggggggggggcacaaggatacctcgtaatacaaaattaaCGCGATGACAGTGGGACTTTGTTAAAATctcccatattt encodes:
- the LOC124155449 gene encoding cell cycle checkpoint protein RAD1 isoform X1, producing the protein MSLLNQRPEEEDEYAFSAKMDNVKNISLLLKAVNFKEIATCFGTENGLKVTVEDSKCTQANAFIQSDMFQEYHLMDDTVTFQINLSVFVECLNIFGSSHNPGSTTALKMCYKGYGHPVKVLLEEGGVITDCSIKTQEPSEIIDFGFNPSDVLNKIILRSECLKEVFSEIDGSSDMLELLMSPDPPYFRITTVGQSVESQVEIPKDSEMIESFQCTTVAISRYKYSLIKPSMKSLAISSKVSIRTDERGLLCFQYMIKTEDGYTCFVEYYVSTLRLSENTATYNSKCMHTHISS
- the LOC124155449 gene encoding cell cycle checkpoint protein RAD1 isoform X2, whose product is MSLLNQRPEEEDEYAFSAKMDNVKNISLLLKAVNFKEIATCFGTENGLKVTVEDSKCTQANAFIQSDMFQEYHLMDDTVTFQINLSVFVECLNIFGSSHNPGSTTALKMCYKGYGHPVKVLLEEGGVITDCSIKTQEPSEIIDFGFNPSDVLNKIILRSECLKEVFSEIDGSSDMLELLMSPDPPYFRITTVGQSVESQVEIPKDSEMIESFQCTTVAISRYKYSLIKPSMKSLAISSKVSIRTDERGLLCFQYMIKTEDGYTCFVEYYCSPVVDNDSDIEV